The DNA sequence GGAATTTTTGAAAAGGTTCCGCCGAACCGTTGGTATGGGTTTCGAGTCGCCAAAACTCTTTCGGACGAACGAATCTGGTATGCGGCCAATCGCGTGATGGGAATTGACCTGTTGCTGGCTGGATTGGCAATCATGTTGGGCGCTTTCGTTGTGACGCAATTCGTCCAATTCAATCCGCGCCAAGCCAACCGGATTTGTTTTTCCATCTTTCTGGCTTGCACGTTGGCGGCATTGGTTCACGGATATTGGGCGCTCAGCCGTATGTAATTCGGAGCAATCGTTATGAAATCGCATCGCAGAGAATTTATCGCCAGTACGTTGCTGTCGGTTGGCGCGCTGTCGTTAACAACGCAGGCTCAGGACAAACCTGCCGCGCAGGACGATGCAAACGAAGTTTCGCTGCGCGGAAAAATCGTCTGCCTGACAGAAGAACTGGATAAACGATTCAACGTCGTGCCTGAATGCGATAAAAGCCATCACGTGTACAGCTTGAAAACCGCCGACGGTAAACTATATCCGCTGTTGCCGACCGAAACCTCCGCCGCCGTTTGGATGGACGAACGATTCCGCACGCGCGATCTGCAAATCACAGCCCG is a window from the Acidobacteriota bacterium genome containing:
- a CDS encoding SdpI family protein — protein: MKRAQFWRWLAVGIVFIVISIPGIFEKVPPNRWYGFRVAKTLSDERIWYAANRVMGIDLLLAGLAIMLGAFVVTQFVQFNPRQANRICFSIFLACTLAALVHGYWALSRM